From one Thermoanaerobacterales bacterium genomic stretch:
- the sigF gene encoding RNA polymerase sporulation sigma factor SigF — protein MRARIDLNIPNRPLLTDRETRRLIKLAHKGDVIARETLINANLKLVCNVIRRFEGRGYDHDDLFQIGCIGLIKAIDKFDLRFKVKFSTYAVPMIIGEIRRFLRDDTPVRVSRSLKELAWKVQNVRERLAAELSREPTIGEIADALKVPRDELVAALDAAQPPASLYDILHQEEGDPIYIMDQVHHRGDGEDTWAERIDLDRLLEGLPERTRQIIIWRFFEELTQAEVARRLGLSQVQVSRLEREALHKLRMLCRTQ, from the coding sequence ATGCGCGCGCGCATTGACCTTAACATCCCGAACCGGCCTCTCCTGACCGACCGGGAGACCCGCCGCCTGATCAAGCTGGCCCATAAGGGCGACGTCATCGCCCGGGAGACTCTCATTAACGCCAACCTTAAGCTGGTGTGCAACGTCATCCGGCGCTTCGAAGGCCGTGGTTACGACCATGATGACCTTTTTCAGATCGGCTGTATCGGGCTCATCAAAGCTATAGACAAGTTCGACCTCCGTTTCAAGGTCAAGTTCTCGACCTATGCCGTTCCAATGATTATCGGCGAAATCCGGCGTTTCCTGCGCGATGACACGCCGGTTCGCGTGAGCCGTTCCTTGAAAGAGCTGGCGTGGAAGGTCCAAAACGTCCGTGAGCGGCTCGCCGCCGAGCTTTCCCGCGAACCAACCATCGGTGAAATCGCCGATGCCCTTAAGGTGCCGCGTGATGAACTGGTAGCCGCCCTGGACGCCGCCCAACCCCCGGCCTCACTGTATGACATACTGCACCAGGAGGAAGGCGACCCGATATACATTATGGACCAGGTGCACCACCGGGGAGACGGCGAGGACACGTGGGCCGAACGGATCGACCTGGACCGTCTGCTGGAAGGATTGCCCGAACGTACGCGCCAGATTATCATCTGGCGGTTCTTTGAGGAATTGACACAGGCCGAGGTCGCCCGCCGTCTCGGCCTTTCACAGGTTCAGGTCTCACGTCTTGAGCGGGAGGCCCTGCACAAGCTGCGGATGCTCTGTCGCACTCAGTAG
- the spoIIAB gene encoding anti-sigma F factor, which produces MVKIKNRLRMAFDSRPENVGLARVAVAALASQLDFTVSELDDIKGAVSEAVSNAIIHGYRERSGETVRLDAILTEHGLEVMVEDEGEGIQDVTQAQVPGFTSTPERLGLGFAFMESFMDTVEVISAPGQGTRVRLTKRIERGEHARAH; this is translated from the coding sequence ATGGTTAAGATAAAGAACCGGTTACGGATGGCGTTCGACAGCCGGCCCGAAAACGTCGGCCTGGCCCGCGTGGCCGTGGCGGCCCTCGCCTCGCAACTGGATTTCACGGTGTCCGAGCTTGACGATATCAAAGGCGCCGTTTCGGAGGCGGTCTCAAACGCCATAATCCACGGTTACCGGGAACGCTCGGGAGAAACGGTCCGCCTGGATGCCATACTGACCGAACACGGGCTCGAGGTCATGGTCGAGGACGAGGGCGAGGGCATTCAGGACGTCACGCAGGCCCAAGTCCCCGGTTTTACCAGTACCCCCGAGCGGCTCGGACTGGGCTTCGCCTTTATGGAATCCTTCATGGACACGGTGGAGGTTATTTCCGCTCCCGGCCAGGGAACCCGGGTCCGGCTGACAAAGCGGATCGAACGCGGTGAGCATGCGCGCGCGCATTGA
- the spoIIAA gene encoding anti-sigma F factor antagonist, with translation MEPAFDVRNETLIARLGGEIDLRVTDNLRRHLERELDRSRARNLILNMSDVTFLDSSGLGVILGRYKRITGQGGSMALVGVSPAVRRVLEFSGLTRLSRLYDSEAEALAGLAGGEGSNNG, from the coding sequence TTGGAACCTGCCTTTGACGTCAGAAACGAGACCCTCATTGCCCGCCTGGGGGGAGAAATCGACCTGCGGGTCACCGACAATTTGCGCCGCCATCTGGAACGGGAACTGGACCGCAGTCGGGCACGGAACCTGATCCTGAATATGTCCGATGTCACTTTCCTGGACAGTTCCGGGCTGGGCGTCATCCTCGGGCGGTACAAGCGCATCACGGGACAGGGCGGATCTATGGCCCTGGTCGGCGTGTCACCCGCTGTGCGGCGTGTCCTGGAGTTTTCCGGGCTGACGCGGCTCAGCCGCCTTTACGACTCCGAGGCCGAAGCCCTGGCCGGCCTGGCGGGGGGAGAGGGGAGCAACAATGGTTAA